One genomic window of Cinclus cinclus chromosome 6, bCinCin1.1, whole genome shotgun sequence includes the following:
- the DNAL1 gene encoding dynein axonemal light chain 1 encodes MDGALSALVNCEKLSLSTNCIDRIANLNNLKNLRILSLGRNNIKNLNGLEAVAETLEELWISYNLIEKLRGIRVMKKLKVLYMSNNLVKDWAEFVRLAELPVLEELVFVGNPLQEKFAADQNSWIEEATKRVPKLKKLDGTLVVKEEEEEGAEGAEGGN; translated from the exons ATGGATGGCGCTCTCTCCGCTCTTGTTAACTGCGA GAAACTGTCACTGTCTACAAACTGCATTGACAGAATCGCCAACTTGAACAACCTAA aaaatttgAGGATTCTGTCTTTGGGAAGAAATAACATAAAGAACTTGAATGGATTG GAGGCAGTTGCTGAAACTTTAGAGGAGCTGTGGATCTCATACAACTTAATTGAGAAACTAAGGGGTATCCGTGTAATGAAGAAGTTGAAAGTTCTTTATATGTCAAATAATTTGGTGAAAGACTGGG CAGAGTTTGTGAgactggcagagctgccagtACTAGAGGAGCTGGTGTTTGTAGGCAATCCACTACAAGAGAAATTTGCTGCTGATCAGAACAGTTGGATTGAAGAAGCAACCAAACGGGTACCCAAGCTGAAAAAACTGGATG gTACCTTAGTTGTtaaagaagaagaggaagaaggagcagaaggagcagaaggaggAAACTGA
- the MIDEAS gene encoding mitotic deacetylase-associated SANT domain protein codes for MNLQAQQKSSSKRTGKRVAYFNEQDIAVPSKEPQQQLKEGQYYGHGGNIPVSQTMETSHPGGLTSAPNNVALMNSVYNQDRGEAVMMPQSVTAVKWQNSLMGNRLPERGDSHWQSPPSMWNHSMVFGGNPKGPHSNAGAPGFYGHPEALKRNQEKGVFVSQLDLYGDAVQQMMSQKAQLEQQALVRQQAQMNSFHQMQKQQQQNQALPLQPFQLAFGHQGQKQGLPELLHVFQEAPTSSSPAFTAQQKQQALPQLQLFENFYPQQQQQQQAATQAFGLQQTTSIAQPHVAAAAPQHHMMPHQFQQAERNQELFKALTEQNQQTVLPQTQIPFPRRSRRLSKEGGLLASAGEALTSKQAEEQPSNLFLHHWQTHQQEVPLQQAPESLAHNKSSYLHPRRLDLGQKDVLVNSEQCQMETDRQAAAQNGRDEDKQAAAPEESIQRTNDFQSVRGGVIQSTRRRRRVSQEANLLTLAQKAVELASLQNVKELDNSEEKKSVLVTAPGPTAASKSVVEFASSSPAPKKAREDSSLVPLIIPVSVPVRKIDLQSLEKEKSEDGKLQRGQTNDRAPCERKPSVIVTRRRSNRNTNMETSSQHEDAVPKDEAEGFARKPKQRPRPEPLFIPPKAGTFIAPPVYSNITPYQSHLRSPVRLADHPSDRNFELPPYTPPPILSPVREGSGLYFNAILSTSGHSVPPPMTPKSGHRTLLRSNSSEVTPPILTVVGEATPVSIEPRINVGTRFQAEIPSLQDRSLAEADEHKAELVWQPWGDLETNKVTQENVENLLAAACSSIFPGAGTNQELALHFLHEEKGSILGALTKLLLKKPVRPPTHPLADYHYTGSDKWKVAEKKLFNKGIAIYKKDFFLVQKLIKTKTVAQCVEFYYTYKKQVKIGRNGTLIFGDIDGANERSMKDEAEVDIKSSHRFARVLPLRRDIFSEEQGHVEEEEEEEEEEEAEEGFDNRKSADALKDEQTLQDGVIASNTNMRNHEATVMGRIGRKPRETTLKPRKPITAPVQRKKRKQKIKSDATSKTQNTENTFPCKKCGRVFYKVKSRSAHMKSHAEQEKKAAALKQQEKEAAAAAARSQAQHEESSDTGSSSSGSSSASSDEDGEI; via the exons ATGAATCTTCAGGCTCAGCAAAAGTCTTCAAGCAAACGGACTGGGAAACGGGTTGCCTATTTTAATGAGCAGGACATAGCTGTGCCATCAAAAgaaccacagcagcagcttaAGGAAGGACAGTATTATGGCCATGGAGGGAATATACCAGTCTCCCAAACTATGGAGACTTCTCATCCAGGAGGATTAACAAGTGCACCCAACAACGTTGCTCTGATGAACTCTGTTTACAATCAAGATAGGGGAGAAGCAGTGATGATGCCTCAGTCAGTAACAGCTGTCAAATGGCAGAATTCACTAATGGGAAATCGGTTGCCAGAGAGAGGTGACAGCCACTGGCAATCTCCACCTTCAATGTGGAACCACAGTATGGTTTTTGGGGGCAACCCAAAAGGACCCCACTCCAATGCTGGTGCCCCAGGCTTCTATGGCCACCCAGAAGCCCTTAAAAGAAATCAAGAGAAAGGAGTGTTTGTGTCACAGCTGGATTTATATGGAGATGCTGTCCAGCAGATGATGTCCCAGAAGGCTCAGCTGGAACAGCAAGCCCTTGTTAGACAGCAAGCTCAAATGAATTCTTTTCATCAaatgcagaaacagcagcagcagaatcaAGCTCTGCCATTGCAGCCTTTCCAACTTGCTTTTGGTCACCAAGGCCAAAAGCAAGGTCTTCCTGAGTTGTTACATGTCTTTCAAGAAGCTCCAACTTCTTCCAGTCCAGCATTTACTGCACAACAAAAACAGCAAGCTCTTCCCCAGCTACAACTCTTTGAAAACTTCTATcctcaacagcagcagcagcaacaggcTGCAACACAAGCCTTCGGTCTGCAGCAAACAACTTCTATAGCACAGCCTCatgtggcagctgcagcacctcAACATCACATGATGCCACACCAGTTTCAGCAAGCAGAGAGGAACCAGGAGCTATTCAAGGCATTAACAGAGCAGAACCAACAGACTGTGCTACCTCAGACCCAGATTCCCTTTCCAAGAAGGTCACGGAGACTCTCCAAAGAAGGTGGCCTGCTGGCATCTGCAGGAGAAGCGTTGACTTCTAAGCAGGCAGAAGAACAACCTAgcaatttatttcttcatcaCTGGCAAACACATCAGCAAGAGGTCCCATTGCAGCAGGCACCTGAGTCACTGGCTCACAATAAAAGTAGCTATTTGCATCCCAGAAGATTGGATCTGGGGCAGAAAGATGTCCTGGTCAATAGTGAGCAGTGCCAGATGGAAACAGATAGGCAAGCTGCAGCCCAGAATGGTAGAGATGAGGACAaacaggcagcagcacctgaAGAAAGCATTCAAAGAACTAATGATTTTCAGAGTGTCAGAGGTGGTGTAATCCAGAGTACCCGGCGGAGGCGACGTGTTTCTCAAGAAGCCAATTTGCTGACTTTGGCCCAAAAAGCTGTTGAGCTGGCTTCTCTTCAGAATGTAAAG gaaCTGGATAATTCAGAGGAGAAGAAGAGTGTGCTAGTAACAGCTCCAGGACCTACTGCAGCTTCAAAAAGTGTTGTAGAATTCGCCAGTTCTTCACCAGCTCCCAAAAAAGCCCGGGAGGATAGCAGCCTTGTGCCTCTTATCATTCCTGTGTCTGTGCCAGTGAGAAAAATTGACTTGCAGAGCCTTGAAAAGGAAAAGTCTGAGGATGGAAAGCTCCAGAGAGGCCAAACAAACGACCGAGCTCCTTGTGAACGGAAGCCTTCTGTGATAGTCACTCGGAGGCGATCTAATCGTAATACTAACATGGAGACCTCGAGTCAG caTGAAGATGCTGTTCCAAAGGATGAAGCTGAGGGCTTTGCCCGAAAACCAAAGCAACGGCCAAGACCTGAGCCACTCTTCATACCACCAAAAGCTGGCACCTTTATTGCACCACCTGTTTATTCCAACATTACTCCATATCAGAGCCACTTACGGTCACCCGTCCGTCTGGCAGACCACCCTTCAGACAGGAACTTTGAGCTACCTCCTTACACTCCTCCACCAATCCTTAGTCCAGTGAGAGAAGGATCTGGACTGTATTTTAACGCTATCCTGTCTACAAGCGGTCATTCGGTTCCACCTCCAATGACTCCCAAAAGTGGTCACAGAACTCTGCTTAGATCAA ATAGTTCAGAAGTTACCCCTCCCATTCTTACAGTAGTGGGGGAAGCCACCCCGGTCAGCATTGAACC gcGAATAAATGTAGGAACTCGCTTTCAAGCAGAAATCCCATCACTCCAAGACAGATCTCTGGCAGAAGCTGACGAACATAAAGCAGAGCTGGTGTGGCAACCATGGGGTGATTTGGAAACTAACAAAGTCACTCAAGAGAATG TGGAAAATCTGCTAGCTGCTGCCTGTTCAAGCATTTTTCCTGGGGCTGGAACCAACCAGGAGCTGGCGTTGCATTTCTTACATGAAGAAAAGGGAAGCATTCTG GGAGCTCTGACCAAACTGCTGTTGAAGAAGCCAGTGCGACCACCTACCCACCCTTTGGCAGATTATCACTACACAG GATCAGACAAGTGGAAGGTTGCTGAAAAAAAGCTATTCAACAAAGGCATAGCAATCTACAAGAAAGACTTTTTCTTGGTCCAAAAGCTT ataaaaaccaaaacagtggCTCAGTGTGTGGAATTCTACTACACATACAAAAAACAGGTGAAAATTGGTCGAAATGGGACCTTAATCTTTGGGGACATTGATGGTGCTAATGAGAGATCTATGAAAGATGAAGCTGAAGTTGACATCAAG AGTTCCCATAGGTTTGCACGTGTTCTTCCTCTCAGAAGAGACATCTTCAGTGAGGAGCAGGGGCatgtggaggaggaggaggaagaggaggaagaagaggaggcagaggaagggtTCGATAACAGAAAGAGTGCTGATGCTCTGAAAGATGAACAGACACTACAGGATGGTGTAATA GCCAGCAACACCAATATGAGGAATCACGAGGCAACTGTCATGGGCAGAATTGGGAGGAAGCCAAGGGAGACAACATTGAAGCCTCGAAAGCCTATTACTGCTCCAgtgcagaggaagaagaggaaacagaagatAAAATCAGATGCTACcagtaaaacacaaaacacagaaaacacatttccatGTAAAAAATGTGGCAG GGTATTCTACAAGGTGAAGAGCCGCAGTGCTCACATGAAGAGCCACGCGGAGCAGGAGAAGAAGGCGGCAGCGctgaagcagcaggagaaggaggcagcagcagcagcagcccgcAGCCAGGCCCAGCACGAAGAGAGCAGTGacactgggagcagcagcagcgggagcAGCAGCGCCAGCTCGGATGAAGATGGAGAAATATAG